The Irregularibacter muris sequence TCAGAACTTCTATCCCCTGCATTTTAAGGCTTTGCTGTAACATATGGGAGATGTCTTTATCCATATTGGGCACTAGTCTAGGCGCCATTTCCACGATGGTTACCCGGCTACCTAAGGCTTGAAATATAGTAGCAAACTCTACTCCAATAACCCCTCCGCCAATGATCACTAAATGCTTAGGCACTTCCTCTAAAGATAATATTTCTTTATTGGTCAATATGCCTTCCTGATGAAGCCCTGATATGGGCGGAATAGCCGCCGATGACCCTGTGGCTATAATTAATTTATTATAGGAAACTTTTCTTCCCCTATCCTTTCCGGTAATCATGGCTACTGTATGATCTTTTTCTACTTTCCCTCTACCCCTGATGACTTCTACTCCATTGGATTTTAGGATGACTTCTATGCCCGTGACCAATTGTCTAACCACTTTATCCTTATTGGCTATCATTTGCTTGATATCCACTTCTGGCTTTCCAACCTTTATTCCTCTACTACCGGCATTTTTCATATAATGCAAAATCTCGGCATTCTTCACTAGGGTTTTTGTGGGAATGCATCCCCAGTTTAGACAGGTGCCTCCAATAGCTTGCTCTTCAATTAAAGCTACCTTGGCTCCTAGCTGTGCTCCTCGAATAGCTGCCACATACCCACCAGGGCCTGCTCCTAACACTACAATATCATAATCTTCCTTAACAGAATCCAACTTAATCTCTTCTACTTTTTCTATGTTTTCGTGGGCTTTGGGCTTCTCTCCCTCGGATAAAACTTCTCCTGCCTTTCCTATGTATCCTATAGTAGTAATTACCGGCAATACCTCTCCTTCTTGGGCTAATATTTTAAGCAGGACACCACTAGCGGGGGCCTCTACTTCCATATTGACTTTGTCCGTAAGGATTTCCAATAAGGGTTCTCCCATTTCTACGGTATCCCCTTCTTTTTTAAACCATTTTACAATTGTCCCCTCTTCCATCGCCATTCCAGCTTTGGGCATGATGATTTCTATTGCCATTATCCTTCCCCTCCTTCAAATAAATAATAAGGTAGTAAGCAAAAGGTTATAACCCTTCCACCTTCTACCTTATCCATAATTTTATTTATTGTATTCTAGATAAATAATGAGTATTTTTTATTAAGAAATACTATTTCTTATCTATGGTTAATCTTAGATTAACATCATCATTGGATTTTCTAGCAATTGTTTTAGATATTGCAGGAACTTCGCTCCTGGTGTTCCATCGATTACCCGATGGTCTATGGTTAGGCTTAAATTCATTATCGGCCTTACCTTAGGCTCCCCATCTACCACTCGCATTTTTTCTATGATGGCATTCACTCCTAAAATGGCACTATTGGGTTGGTTGATAATGGGGTTAAAGTGAGATATCCCAAACATTCCTAAGTTGCTGATAGTAAAGGTGCTACCCTGTAGTTGATCAGGAGATAACTTTTTAGATACTGCCTTTTCTGCTACATCCTTTGCTGCCACTACAATTTCACTTAGGGTCATCTGGTCGGTATTTCTGATCACAGGTACTAATAAGCCTTCATCCAGTCCAATGGCCAGAGCCATATGAACATGTCTATGCAGCAATATCCCTTCCTCTACTAAAGTAGCATTTACTATGGGGAATTGTTTTAAAGCTTTGGAAGTTGCCAGTATAATAATATCGGTAAAGGTCAGTTTTTTACCCGTCTGTTGTAAAATAGTTTCTTTTAATTGCTTTCTTAATTTCGTGGTTTCGGTCATATCCACTTCAATATTTAATGTAAAAGTAGGTGCCGTGAAAAAGCTTTGGGTCATCCGTTCCCCAATAACTTTACGCATACCTGTTAGGGGAATAATATTATCTTTTTCAATTTTCTGTTCTTGGGTTTCCAGAGATCTCAAGACATCATCCTTAACAATCTTCCCACCTACCCCAGTACCTTTAAGGGCGGATAATTCAACACCTTCTCCCTGGGCAATTTTTTTAGCCAAGGGGGTAATTTTTGCTCCTTCTCTTTGGAGTCCTTCTAGATATTCTGCTACATCCATCCTTTGTACTCGTCCCTTAGGACCAGACCCAGATATGTCCTTTAAATCAATATTGTTTTCCTTAGCTATTTTTCTTGAAGCAGGAGTAGCTCTAACCTTTTGGGTATTTATAGGATCCTCTTGCTCTTTATCTTCCACTGGCTGTACATCATCTATCATTAAGTCCTGAGGACTTTCTGTTGTAACAGCTTTCTGATCAGAAGTCTGTCCTTGAGGAACTTCTTCTCCAGGTTTTCCGATATAGCCTATGGTGGTGATTACCGGCAATACCTCTCCTTCTTGGGCCAGTATTTTAAGCAGAGTGCCACTGGCAGGTGCTTCCACTTCCATATTGACTTTGTCCGTTAATATCTCTAATAAGGGCTCTCCCACTTCCACGGTGTCCCCTTCTTTTTTAAACCATTTCACGATGGTTCCTTCTTCCATCGCCATTCCGGCTTTGGGCATGATGATTTCCGTTGCCATCTCTTCACCTCCCTTTTTTATCGATTCATTACTTTATATATGGCCTGTCTAATTTCCCCTTCACTGGGTACCACTGCCTTTTCCAACTCTGGATTGTAGGGAATGGGGACATCTAATCCTGCTAATCTTAAAATCGGTGCATCTAAGTAGTCAAAGGCTTCACTTTCTGCTATAACAGAAGCGATTTCTCCTCCGTATCCTCCTGTTTTGACTGCTTCATGAACGACAATAGCTCTTCCAGTTTTCATGACCGACTTAATGATTGTATCCTTATCTAGAGGCACTAATGTCATAGGGTCTACTACCTCTACACTGATCCCTTCTTTTTCTACTTCTTTTGCTACCTCTAACACTCTTTGCAACATCCTGCCATAGGTCACGATGGTTACATCCGAACCTTCTTTTTTAATATCGGCTTTTCCTAGGGGAATGATAAATTCTGGATCTTCATTCACCCTATCCTTCACTCGATATAATAGTTTCTGCTCAATAAACACTACTGGATTATCATCTCGTATGGCAGCTTTTAATAATGCTTTGGCATCATTGGGTGTAGAGGGAGCTACCACCTTTAGTCCTGGGACGTGGCACACCCAAGCTTCTAAACTTTGGGAGTGTTGAGCTGCTGCTCCTGTACCTGATCCTGCAGGACATCTGACTACCATAGGTACTTTTGCTTTCCCACCGAACATATATCTCATTTTTGCTGCCTGATTAACTAAAGAGTCCATGGCAAGCGTGATAAAATCCATAAACATGATCTCAGCAATGGGTCTCATACCAGTAACGGCTGCCCCTGCAGCGGCTCCTACAATAGCGGCTTCTGAAATAGGGGTATCCCTTACTCTCTCTTCCCCAAATTCTTCAAACATCCCTACAGTTACACCAAAAGCATTTCCATATATTCCAACATCTTCTCCCATAAGGAATACATTTTCATCTCTTCTCATTTCCTCACTCATTGCTAGACGAATAGCTTCTGCATAGGTCATT is a genomic window containing:
- a CDS encoding dihydrolipoamide acetyltransferase family protein, whose translation is MATEIIMPKAGMAMEEGTIVKWFKKEGDTVEVGEPLLEILTDKVNMEVEAPASGTLLKILAQEGEVLPVITTIGYIGKPGEEVPQGQTSDQKAVTTESPQDLMIDDVQPVEDKEQEDPINTQKVRATPASRKIAKENNIDLKDISGSGPKGRVQRMDVAEYLEGLQREGAKITPLAKKIAQGEGVELSALKGTGVGGKIVKDDVLRSLETQEQKIEKDNIIPLTGMRKVIGERMTQSFFTAPTFTLNIEVDMTETTKLRKQLKETILQQTGKKLTFTDIIILATSKALKQFPIVNATLVEEGILLHRHVHMALAIGLDEGLLVPVIRNTDQMTLSEIVVAAKDVAEKAVSKKLSPDQLQGSTFTISNLGMFGISHFNPIINQPNSAILGVNAIIEKMRVVDGEPKVRPIMNLSLTIDHRVIDGTPGAKFLQYLKQLLENPMMMLI
- the lpdA gene encoding dihydrolipoyl dehydrogenase; this encodes MAIEIIMPKAGMAMEEGTIVKWFKKEGDTVEMGEPLLEILTDKVNMEVEAPASGVLLKILAQEGEVLPVITTIGYIGKAGEVLSEGEKPKAHENIEKVEEIKLDSVKEDYDIVVLGAGPGGYVAAIRGAQLGAKVALIEEQAIGGTCLNWGCIPTKTLVKNAEILHYMKNAGSRGIKVGKPEVDIKQMIANKDKVVRQLVTGIEVILKSNGVEVIRGRGKVEKDHTVAMITGKDRGRKVSYNKLIIATGSSAAIPPISGLHQEGILTNKEILSLEEVPKHLVIIGGGVIGVEFATIFQALGSRVTIVEMAPRLVPNMDKDISHMLQQSLKMQGIEVLIDTKVEAVEKQGSSFKVVVQDTEQREITGDRVLVSVGRSPNLKGIEDIGLNIEKNRIVVNKKLETNKKDIYAIGDVTGEILLAHVASTQGTIAAENAMGASREMDYRYIPSGIYTLPEIGAVGLTEEQARAKYKDISVGKFPLTASGKALAMGETQGLVKIIIEKKYGEILGVHIFGPNATELVGEATAIMQLEGTVEELVRIIHAHPTMAESIMEAAHVALGQPIHLPKK
- a CDS encoding alpha-ketoacid dehydrogenase subunit beta, encoding MKEMTYAEAIRLAMSEEMRRDENVFLMGEDVGIYGNAFGVTVGMFEEFGEERVRDTPISEAAIVGAAAGAAVTGMRPIAEIMFMDFITLAMDSLVNQAAKMRYMFGGKAKVPMVVRCPAGSGTGAAAQHSQSLEAWVCHVPGLKVVAPSTPNDAKALLKAAIRDDNPVVFIEQKLLYRVKDRVNEDPEFIIPLGKADIKKEGSDVTIVTYGRMLQRVLEVAKEVEKEGISVEVVDPMTLVPLDKDTIIKSVMKTGRAIVVHEAVKTGGYGGEIASVIAESEAFDYLDAPILRLAGLDVPIPYNPELEKAVVPSEGEIRQAIYKVMNR